TCATCAAAGGATACATTGAGATCCATTATAGCATTAATGGCGATTGGTTTTAATGAATGAATGACAAGCTCTTTGTCTTTTGCAATTCCAGAGACGATGCAAAAGGGAACATTAAATTGATTGGAAATTTCACTAATTCCTTTTACTACTTTTCCATCCAGAGTTTGTTTATCCACACTTCCTTCACCTGTAATTATTAAATCTATTTTATTAAAAAAATGTCGATGAAAATTGGTTTGATCCATCACAAAATGAATTCCAGATTTCATTGAAGCATTTAAAAAACATAATGCGCCTGCGCCAAGGCCACCAGCGGCTCCAGCTCCTTCAACAGCCGCAACTTTTTTATTTAAATATTTTTCAACCTGTAAACTAAAATGTTTTAATCCTTTATCAAGTTGTTCAATTTCTTGATCAGAAGCACCTTTTTGTTTTGCATAAACAAAGCTAGCTCCATTTTTTCCATATAACGAATTTTTAACATCACAAACAACAGTAAAATTAAGTTGGTTTAAAACGATAAATAAATGCTTGTATTCAATTCTTGAAATGTTAATTAGCTCTTTTCCAATAGGTGATAAACGGTTATTTTGATCATCAAAAAACTGATAACCTAAAGCTTCAGCCATACCTATTCCAGCGTCATTCGTTGCACTACCTCCAATAAAAAGAACAATCTCTTTATATCCCTTTTGAACTGCATCTAAAATTAATTGACCTGTTCCAAATGTAGTGGTATAATAACAATTTCGTTGTTGAGGTTCTAATAATTGTAAACCTGAAGCACTTGACATTTCTATAAATGCTGTTTTTTTAGTACTTAAATAGGAAGCAGAAATTTCATTAAATAATGGATCTTTAACGACAACAGAATGAGTTAAAAGTTTAAAATGAGTGTTTAAAATTTCTAAAGTACCTTCTCCACCATCTGCTAATGGATGTTTAATAGTTTCTATAGATCTATCAAATTTTTTAATTCCACGTTCAATTGCATTACAAACCTCCACGGCAGATAAGGAACCTTTAAATTTATCAGGGGCAATTAACACTCTCATTTTTATTGTTTTTTCAGCCATCTATATTCAAATGGTTTTAAATGAGTAATGCTCCGTTCGTGGTCAACCCTCTTACTAATATCAAGAATCGGAACGCCTTTAACCTTAGCATATTCACATAATTTAGTATAATAATTTGCACTTTCATTTTTCCCAGCAAAAACTAAATATATGTTGTTCTTTTTATTAAAAACTTTACCATTGTATAGTTTAGAATCTAATAACAAGGTTTTATTTTTAATTACTTCAGCAACAACATCAATTGCTAATTCAATTCCTTTACGTTCAACAACACGTGTAGCCTGTACAAAAAGAATATCTCCATTTTTTACATTTAACTCTTCTCTTAAATTGTTGTTGTAATTATCTTTTACGAGATTATTTTCTAAAAAATCAAACACATTAGGAACAACATTCGCTTCTATATTAAATCGTTCTTTTAATTCATTCTTAGCAATTTTATTAATACAAACATGTGAAATATGCTTATCAGTTGGCGGAAAATATTGAACCAATAAGTCGTTAATAAAATCAACTTTTGGGTTGGAATATAAAACTCTTTCCCAATGAAAATCGTGATGGTGACAAATGGTTTTTATGCCTGTTTTTTCAATCACTTTTGTAAAAGCAATACCTGCTGAAAGATGCCAACCTAAAGACAAAATATTATTAGGCACCAGAACATCTATTTGATGCTCATTAATACAGTTAACTAAATCCTGTTCAATTTCATCGGCCAAAATCAAAATATCATCCTTGAGTTTTTCTTCAGAATCATAATCTTGAAAACTACGATATGCATTATTAACAATCTTCGTATTTAAAGGATATTGATAATGCAAAGAAGGAATTATTTTGGCCGAACTTGCTCCTTCACTTCCTGCAATATAGATAACTTTATGCCCTAAATTTTCAAGGGCAATTTTCCATTTAGCCATTTCTAAAGAAACACCGTCAGTTTCTCCTACTCTAAAGTGGCAAAGTGCTACATTCATAAATAAGATTTTTTACTTTTTGGTTTGAATTAACCCTTCATTTATATTTTCTTCAACAGTAACACGAAATATAATTTCCATGAATGAACCTTTATATCTATCTAGTGCAAGAATAATTTTCATTATTAAAATTTAGATTTTTATTATTCAATAGTTTGTTACTCACATTTTAATAAACACCCTAAATACCAAGTTTTTTTTGAATATCTTCCAATGATTCTCCTTTGGTTTCGGGCATCATAAACAGGGCAAATAATAACTGCAATACCATCATTCCTGCAAAAATTGCAAAAATAGGCCAAGGATTCACTTCAAAAATACTAATAACCACAGGTCCAAGAAGTGTAATTAAAGCCGCAAACACCCAATGTGTACCCGTTCCGAAAGCTGTTCCAGAAGCTCTTACATGATTTGGGAATATTTCAGCTATAAACACCCAAATAATTGCCCCCTGCCCAATGGCATGAGATGCAATAAAAGCCATCATTGATACAACTAAAACTGTTGTTCCCAAGTTTGCATAAAATGAAAGTGCTATCATTGAAAGACTAATAATATAGCCTATAGACCCTATGATAAGCAATTGTTTCCTACCGGCTCTGTCTATAAAATACAATCCTACAAAAGTAAATATGAGGTTAATTCCTCCAATAGCAATGGAATTAAACAACGAATCTTCTGAACCTAAACCTGAAAGACTAAAAATTTCTGGTGCATAGTATAGCACAAAATTAATTCCTGACAACTGATTGAAAAAAGCTATCAAAAATGCCAAAACTAGTGGTTTTTTATATTTTTTAAAAAAAGGGCCTTCGTTTAAACTTTGCTTTTCAGATTCAATAATCTCCTGTAGTTCATTTTCTGGATCTT
This window of the Bacteroidales bacterium genome carries:
- a CDS encoding glycerate kinase — protein: MAEKTIKMRVLIAPDKFKGSLSAVEVCNAIERGIKKFDRSIETIKHPLADGGEGTLEILNTHFKLLTHSVVVKDPLFNEISASYLSTKKTAFIEMSSASGLQLLEPQQRNCYYTTTFGTGQLILDAVQKGYKEIVLFIGGSATNDAGIGMAEALGYQFFDDQNNRLSPIGKELINISRIEYKHLFIVLNQLNFTVVCDVKNSLYGKNGASFVYAKQKGASDQEIEQLDKGLKHFSLQVEKYLNKKVAAVEGAGAAGGLGAGALCFLNASMKSGIHFVMDQTNFHRHFFNKIDLIITGEGSVDKQTLDGKVVKGISEISNQFNVPFCIVSGIAKDKELVIHSLKPIAINAIMDLNVSFDDAILNAAKYLEEIAFERIRS
- a CDS encoding sugar porter family MFS transporter; protein product: MKINNQTLWAFTVSLAGFLFGFDTVVISGANLPIKELWDTTPLFHGIFIMSMALWGTVVGSLFGGIPTQRIGRKNTLIWIGILYFVSAVGSGLATDPYMFSFFRFIGGLGVGASTVAGPAYISEISTPKNRGKLVALYQFNLVLGILIAFISNYLLEGFGGNNDWRWMIGVEALPAAIYFFAILGVPKSPRWLVVVKKDIKGAREVLIKMGEEDPENELQEIIESEKQSLNEGPFFKKYKKPLVLAFLIAFFNQLSGINFVLYYAPEIFSLSGLGSEDSLFNSIAIGGINLIFTFVGLYFIDRAGRKQLLIIGSIGYIISLSMIALSFYANLGTTVLVVSMMAFIASHAIGQGAIIWVFIAEIFPNHVRASGTAFGTGTHWVFAALITLLGPVVISIFEVNPWPIFAIFAGMMVLQLLFALFMMPETKGESLEDIQKKLGI